The proteins below come from a single Melospiza georgiana isolate bMelGeo1 chromosome 4, bMelGeo1.pri, whole genome shotgun sequence genomic window:
- the LOC131082990 gene encoding inositol 1,4,5-trisphosphate receptor-interacting protein-like 1 — protein sequence MEVRAKLQEEEKIRLQWEVEHLVLVKQSVLAWGDLLSSARQHWQVWALAWLLLLLLALWCMWRKGSLRTEEQGEGHDGVNEEEVENVHAHEEDFGNEDEGDNEMEVEEDDNDDGHAEDVDNAAANEAGNEAANAANVNDVGNQVQEFRDRADNFGRILMERIQWPVQDLQGGCMWTRTLMEHFAIYFRRVLSNSFYPVLQGAIGVGSAFEGWSPREQDVVYQVLIPMTPPRGHSFHLELDTARQRRLRNFHIRVQQECTCTSEQQAENMLCFLHHPEEELRRHQDPSLLLTLCTGSYLDVEKTARWFYQLVRAIWPALPESHHWHLVLLPPRRSCQFKVTNGRESYRIEILFGVRQGNSDVFVSSQPRQAHTSSTIWPESYAVAEMKFFRYIARWAPPDSLHLKCLQFFTRLQLGLGFSTYTIKTIVMHLLSILPASQWRRRHFVSRLMDISESLRTCVESRRLNHFIVGNRRLPEGIRLPPEVLMARSRNLFHDLVMDPVAHSQAMNQYMDLQHWLKRILRNER from the coding sequence ATGGAGGTGCGTGCCAAGCTCCAGGAAGAGGAGAAGATTCGTCTGCAGTGGGAGGTGGAGCATCTGGTCCTGGTGAAGCAGAGTGTCTTGGCCTGGGGAGacctgctctcctctgcccGGCAGCACTGGCAGGTCTGGGCTCTTGCttggctcctgctccttctcttgGCACTGTGGTGTATGTGGAGGAAAGGGAGCCTGAGGACAGAGGAGCAAGGAGAAGGACATGATGGTGTAAATGAAGAGGAGGTTGAAAATGTGCATGCACATGAAGAAGACTTTGGAAATGAAGATGAAGGAGACAATGAAATGGAGGTGGAGGAAGACGACAATGATGATGGCCATGCAGAGGATGTCGACAATGCTGCTGCGAATGAAGCTGGCAATGAGGCTGCCAATGCAGCGAACGTCAATGACGTTGGAAATCAAGTGCAAGAATTCCGTGATCGTGCCGACAACTTTGGAAGAATATTAATGGAGCGCATACAGTGGCCTGTGCAGGACCTGCAGGGAGGATGCATGTGGACAAGAACCCTGATGGAGCATTTTGCAATTTATTTTCGACGGGTCTTGTCCAACAGTTTCTATCCGGTGCTGCAAGGAGCCATTGGGGTGGGCAGTGCCTTCGAAGGTTGGAGTCCCCGGGAGCAGGATGTTGTGTACCAGGTGCTCATACCCATGACACCTCCCCGAGGGCACAGCTTCCACCTAGAGCTGGACACTGCACGGCAGAGGCGCTTGAGGAACTTCCACATCCGCGTGCAGCAGGAGTGCACCTGCACGAGTGAGCAGCAGGCTGAGAACATGCTGTGCTTCCTGCACCACcctgaggaggagctgaggaggcATCAGGATCCCAGCCTCCTTCTTACCCTGTGCACGGGCTCCTACCTGGACGTGGAGAAAACTGCCCGCTGGTTCTACCAGCTGGTGAGAGCAATCTGGCCGGCTTTGCCTGAGTCACACCATTGGCATTTAGTGCTGCTGCCCCCCAGACGCTCCTGCCAGTTCAAGGTGACCAATGGCAGAGAAAGCTACCGGATCGAGATACTCTTTGGGGTGCGGCAAGGCAACTCAGACGTCTTTGTGAGCAGCCAGCCTAGGCAAGCCCACACCTCCAGCACAATCTGGCCAGAGAGCTACGCTGTGGCTGAGATGAAGTTCTTCAGGTACATTGCCAGGTGGGCTCCCCCTGACAGCTTGCACCTGAAATGCCTGCAGTTCTTCACTCGTCTTCAGCTGGGCTTAGGCTTTTCCACCTATACCATCAAGACCATTGTCATGCACCTCCTGAGCATCTTGCCTGCGTCACAGTGGCGCAGGAGACATTTTGTGAGCCGGCTGATGGATATCAGCGAGAGCCTGCGCACGTGTGTGGAAAGCAGACGCCTCAATCACTTCATTGTGGGCAACCGGAGGCTTCCTGAGGGCATCCGCTTGCCCCCAGAGGTCCTAATGGCCAGGTCACGCAATCTCTTCCATGACCTGGTGATGGATCCCGTTGCCCACTCTCAGGCAATGAATCAGTACATGGATCTGCAGCATTGGTTGAAACGGATCCTTAGAAATGAACGGTGA
- the LOC131082992 gene encoding inositol 1,4,5-trisphosphate receptor-interacting protein-like 1, which yields MEVRAKLQEEEKIRLQWEVEHLVLVKQSVLAWGDLLSSARQHWQVWALAGLLLLLLALWCMWRKGSLRTEEQGEGHDGVNEEEVENVHAHEEDFGNEDEGDNEMEVEEDDNDDGHAEDVDNAAANEAGNEAANAANVNDVGNQVQEFRDRADNFGRILMERIQWPVQDLQGGCMWTRTLMEHFAIYFRRVLSNSFYPVLQGAIGVGSAFEGWSPREQDVVYQVLIPMTPPRGHSFHLELDTARQRRLRNFHIRVQQECTCTSEQQAENMLCFLHHSEEELRRHQDPSLLHTLCTGSYLDVEKTARWFYQLVRAIWPALPESHRWHLVLLPPRRSCQFKVTNGRESYRIEILFGVRQGNSDVFVSSQPRQAHTSSTIWPESYAVAEMKFFRYIARWAPPDSLHLKCLQFFTRLQLGLGFSTYTIKTIVMHLLSILPASQWRRRHFVSRLMDISESLRTCVESRRLNHFIVGNRRLPEGIRLPPEVLMARSRNLFHDLVMDPVAHSQAMNQYMDLQHWLKRILRNER from the coding sequence ATGGAGGTGCGTGCCAAGCTccaggaagaagagaagatTCGTCTGCAGTGGGAGGTGGAGCATCTGGTCCTGGTGAAGCAGAGTGTCTTGGCCTGGGGAGacctgctctcctctgcccGGCAGCACTGGCAGGTCTGGGCTcttgctgggctcctgctccttctcttgGCATTGTGGTGTATGTGGAGGAAAGGGAGCCTGAGGACAGAGGAGCAAGGAGAAGGACATGATGGTGTAAATGAAGAGGAGGTTGAAAATGTGCATGCACATGAAGAAGACTTTGGAAATGAAGATGAAGGAGACAATGAAATGGAGGTGGAGGAAGACGACAATGATGATGGCCATGCAGAGGATGTCGACAATGCTGCTGCGAATGAAGCTGGCAATGAGGCTGCCAATGCAGCGAACGTCAATGACGTTGGAAATCAAGTGCAAGAATTCCGTGATCGTGCCGACAACTTTGGAAGAATATTAATGGAGCGCATACAGTGGCCTGTGCAGGACCTGCAGGGAGGATGCATGTGGACAAGAACCCTGATGGAGCATTTTGCAATTTATTTTCGACGGGTCTTGTCCAACAGTTTCTATCCGGTGCTGCAAGGAGCCATTGGGGTGGGCAGTGCATTCGAAGGTTGGAGTCCCCGGGAGCAGGATGTTGTGTACCAGGTGCTCATACCCATGACACCTCCCCGAGGGCACAGCTTCCACCTAGAGCTGGACACTGCACGGCAGAGGCGCTTGAGGAACTTCCACATCCGCGTGCAGCAGGAGTGCACCTGCACGAGTGAGCAGCAGGCTGAGAACATGCTGTGCTTCCTGCACCACtctgaggaggagctgaggaggcATCAGGATCCCAGCCTCCTTCATACCCTGTGCACAGGCTCCTACCTGGACGTGGAGAAAACTGCCCGCTGGTTCTACCAGCTGGTGAGAGCAATCTGGCCGGCTTTGCCTGAGTCACACCGTTGGCATTTAGTGCTGCTGCCCCCCAGACGCTCCTGCCAGTTCAAGGTGACCAATGGCAGAGAAAGCTACCGGATCGAGATACTCTTTGGGGTGCGGCAAGGCAACTCAGACGTCTTTGTGAGCAGCCAGCCTAGGCAAGCCCACACCTCCAGCACAATCTGGCCAGAGAGCTACGCTGTGGCTGAGATGAAGTTCTTCAGGTACATTGCCAGGTGGGCTCCCCCTGACAGCTTGCACCTGAAATGCCTGCAGTTCTTCACTCGTCTTCAGCTGGGCTTAGGCTTTTCCACCTATACCATCAAGACCATTGTCATGCACCTCCTGAGCATCTTGCCTGCGTCACAGTGGCGCAGGAGACATTTTGTGAGCCGGCTGATGGATATCAGCGAGAGCCTGCGCACGTGTGTGGAAAGCAGACGCCTCAATCACTTCATTGTGGGCAACCGGAGGCTTCCTGAGGGCATCCGCTTGCCCCCAGAGGTCCTAATGGCCAGGTCACGCAATCTCTTCCATGACCTGGTGATGGATCCCGTTGCCCACTCTCAGGCAATGAATCAGTACATGGATCTGCAGCATTGGTTGAAACGGATCCTTAGAAATGAACGGTGA